From the Phalacrocorax carbo chromosome Z, bPhaCar2.1, whole genome shotgun sequence genome, the window attcaggtgcagcttcctgtgttccagtttgtcccatcaccccttgtcctgtcattgggcatcactgaaaagactCTTGCCCCATTGTCTTGtcacccaccctttagatatttataagcattgataagatcccccctcagtcttctcttctccaggctgaacaaacccaggtctctcagcctttcctcatatgagaGATAACAGCTGAGAGGAAGGAATGAAGATGAGGGATCCAGGCTTCTCAGTAGTGCCCACTAATAGGACAAGAAGCAGTGggcacaaattaaaaagaaagaaatcccagCTGAACACAATAAAGACTTTTTAACTgtgagagtggtcaggcactggaacaggttgcccagaatgGTTGTGCATTCTCCGTCTGTGGAGATACTCAGAACCTGACTGGACTTGGTCTTGGGCAACCTACTACAGCTGACATTGCTTGAGGGCTAGATGAtctcaagaggtcccttccaacctcaactgttctgtgattctgtctgtGTCCCACATGTCCCAGTATATGGCAGTAATCTTGAGCTCAGCATTCTCACAGAAGCTGATAGCTTGATCCTTTTGAAGCCTCAACTCTTTTATAGTGATTCTCTTACATGTatgttttgaaaagctgaaCTTGTCTGCTGTTTGACTCAGACCTAGCACGTATATGAGTCCACTTAACATTTCCACTCCACCCTAATTATTTATACTTAAGTATTAGTCAGTCCAGTTCTATCTTGTAACATTTGCAAGCCACAGTCTGTGATACCAAATAGCCACCAATTTCTTTGTAACTTTTGAATTGTTCTCAaacacatggaagaaaaatccttgCATGTCAAGATTCACTAAGGTGATGTGAATGCACTGCCATCTGCTGGAACTGACAGGTCAGATGTAAGCTTGCTCACGTAGTGCACAGGGAGGGGCAGGCATCTAAGGCTTGGCTAAGCCTGGCTGGCTCACTAGCCTTTGGTGCAGTGAGTTTATTAGCCCACAGTTTTTATATCCACGGTCAAGtaagttggtttttttagaTGATATATCTGCTTGACTTCCCTGTCCATCTCCTTCCTCTGGTGTGAGGTTCTGAATCAGCTGAAGTGAGATTTCACTGTGGCCATGCTTACCTGTTACCCGGTATGTGCTTACTGGGTAGGATGGGGAGACAAGAGATTCTGGGCTGATGCTAGAAGCTCAGCAGGATTTGTGCCTGAATTAAGGAGCACCTTGACTTGGATTTGTACTGGGAATAATTGACACATGAGGACAGTGGGATTTAAATCAAGGCCTTTGAAGTAGCGTGCTCATGCTCATTGGAAGAGATCCACAGATGCCAGGACATTGTTGGCATTCAAACCCTAAGAAGAATTAACAGCCTTATGCCAAAGAGATACCTTTTTCTCTTTGGCATTCTTGCATAGGAAcccattttttaaatgagttgCTTGAAGCATAACTCTTCTGGTGGAGGATGGACCTGAACCTGCATTTACCACAGTGTTGGTATTTCACTGCTGAGCTACTGACTGCGGGGGAATCCTGCTCTTTCTTTGAGTGAAACTTATATGTATTCAGACCATATTTACCAGACTGGGGTCCACAGGAGAGAGAACtccctgttttgtttcagtttccaGCTGGCTCAGCCTTGCGTCTTCAGCAGCTCCTCTGTTCCTTTAGAACAGACAATTGAAGGTACGGGGTCGTTAGGCACTGGGGCTTTGAGTGTACTTATGGGTAAGTGGCAGCTGAGGATGGTCTTTAGGGGGGGAAATCTTTGACTTTTATTATGTTCTGCAGATTTTAATTACTTGTAGAGCAAGTTCCACAGGATTTTGCCAAGAGAAGTGAGTGCTAAAGAAATTTAGGCACCTGTAGTTGGATGGGATTTTGTGAACACTAGTCACATATAAATGTTGGATTTCAGCTGGTATTTGGGTTTTTAGGATCTTGTGAAATTAATCGTTTATGCCTGTCTGATACTTCTCCATGAATACAAATGTAAATTTCGCGTGCCCTTCTATAAATGCACCAAGCCTTTTTCTTAGGAAATTTGTGATATACATACACGCTATTTATACCACAGTTCTTCAAGTACAGAAAGTTATGCCAGTGGGGTTTTTCCCAGTTGTTTCAAGTCTGCACAAATTAGAGAAGTGGTCTAAAAAGGAACTGTAATTCAATTCAGCAAACTAAGAAGTAGTCTTAAAAAGGAACAATTAGCTGCACAGGTGCAAGATAGGAAACAGCGGGCTGGGGAATAATTTTTCAGCAAAGAGTCAGGGATTTATAATGGCTTACAAATGGAACATGAGTCAATGCTGTAagatttctgccttttctggttttttttgaatGTGAGCTTTATCAAAATTATGTTACTAGTGGTTAAAGGATTCTTGCACTGCCCATTATTGCCACTTGCTGGCAGCAAGAGTCTAAAAATGTATTGAAAGAGATTTTCCTAAGATCCACTATTACTAAGCAACAGCAGTATTGTATACAAATGTTCtatagaaaaatatgttttaggTGTGCTgactttctgctgcagaagcaTTTGAAACAGAgatagggaaaaaatgaaaaagctattAATTGGTATAAAAATGAGTGCATCTGTTGAAAGTGGCTCAAAGTTATTAGAAAAGCAGTAGCAGTGTTACTTTTCCAAGAACAGGTACAGTTTTGTGGTTCTGTACTTAGTGTGGAAACTCAAATGTGCATCGTCCAAACATACTCTTAAGGTTCTAAACTGAAGCTTGTGAGGCACAAACATTCCATACCACTGTGGGATCCACATAAACACATAATCAAAAAGCATATACTATGTTTTACTAACTATGCTTTTTATGTTATTGTGAGTGCATTCACTTTCATTATTTCTGGGTGACAGAAATTTTTTATGCCTTTCTTTTAAAGCCCTTTAACACCCTCAGGTCATTGGCAATGGGATAATATCTTTGACTTTGTAAGAGATTTAGTCGCTGTTACTGTGGATTTTCACTGCTAGGGaattcagcagctgaaatgctCTATTTTTGAAACTGAGACCTCAGTCTAACTATTGTTAAGAAATTGCATGAGTTCTTAGGGAAGGGTTCGAGCCTTGTAGCTTATGCAAAAATTGCAAATAAAACATGTATATATACGGATGACTTCTAAAGTGAATGTAAATTACatgctttttagaaaaggtgttcctttgctttttgtaaacttttttttttaatgtttagatATCACAGGGATTAAGAAATGAAGATCTCTCTCCAGAAGTAAGCATGTCTCTGGGTGCCCTTCTGGAGGATATAATAATGGTTCCAAAGGAACAGACAACACAAGATATATTTCCGCATGTTTTAGAAGACTGCCAGAGAACCTGCATGGCCATTATTGACACAGACAGCAAAGAACATTCCCCTAATAATGATACAGATCTTTCACTGACACCCCCAGGGAAGATTTTCATGGAAGCATTCACCAAACAGAGTATGGAGACTGGTGAATTTGAAATGAGTGATTTGTTGAGATCCCTCAGTGATTCTGAGagtcttaaaatgaaaaacttgTTGCCTAACAAGTTAAAGTGTCAGGGTCATTCCTTTTGCAGTGATCCATCAGCAGATGAGAGCAGTGATGCCCTGCCACTACAGCTTGTGACAGCTGTGAATGCCTTGTCAGGATCTGTAGTACAACCTGACACTCCTATAGTGCCAAATAAGAAACTCCTTAACACCGAGGGAGAGCAGTTAAATTCAGAACCCAGTATTCCCCAGTTAGATAATGACTGTACCCAAATAATAAATGTGATTGAGCCTCAACTTGCTACAGTTCAggtggaagaaataaaagccttAACAGGACCTAACTTGCAGAGGACAACAAATGAGCAAGTATGTACACAATTTagttaatatttgaaaatttatgcttatcataaaatattttatagaataGCCACATTACTTGGAGATATGAATCTTAGTAAACTAGCATCAATAATTTACAAGTTTAATACAttcctgttgtttttgttttaaaggtgaagtagtgtttttctgttttgatataTCCATGTTATGAAAGTGGCTGAATTTGCTGGTATGGGAAGTCCTAGTAAAGTTAGTTCCGTGACTGACATGGAAATCTATAATCAGCATGGGAGTTTCAAAAACTCCTGGTCCCCTTGTACATCATTTATGTCTTGAATTCTCTCCAAGGAAAGTTCCAGAACACTATTCTGTTATTTCATTGTAGCACACTGGCATATACCAGCCAGTTCCAATTCTGGGTTTCTGCCCCATCTGTTTCTGGATTTTCCCCAAACTATAATACACTCTTCTCTGCTATCATAATTCTTATTGCTAAAGCATACAAATACTTTACAAATATTACAAAAGAAATCATATCTATGCCTTTCCTGTAGACTATAAAGATTActtacagtgatttttttacaCTTATATTTagaattgcatttattttgtttagttcCGCCTATGGGAGACTTACTGAAAATATTGAGGCATGGTTTTATGTTCATGTCCTCCCCTGCAGAAGCCAGTATGTAGGTGTAAAATATGTGATCcttcctgtttccttctctgaCCCTGTGCTGTTCTCTCCACAATGTTATGTCCTGTAAAGGTGATCTGGAAGAGGTCATTTGGATTCAACAACATGAACACAAAAATCTGGAGACTTCCTGTTTAGGTTATAataggagagagagaaggacGCATAGGAGGCGTATGTTTATGCTAGAGAGTGTAGTATACATCCCTTGTAAATTGGGAATCAGATGCTGTCCTCTGTGTTGCCTTTGAATAATCTGGAGATGCAAATCAATGACGAGTCACATATAGCTAGCTGTTTAAGGTGGTTTTACAGCCACTTTGCTTCCCCATGGTGGCCTAAAGCGTCCGAAGACTATGAGTCAATTCCATCTTTTGCTGGTGGCATTAACTGATTATAACAGTACATAATAAAATGTGCCACAAATGTAGCAAATTTCAAGGTGCCAAGAAGTCTCTAGGCTAATTGTCTCGGAACCATGGCAACTTACAAAGCTCTTTCAGTGAGGTGGTGATTTCTGAAATTTGTAGCACAGCTGTGTGAAACTTAATGTATAGTTTTAGTCAATATTGCAGTTAAGATTGTGAAGCAGGGTCCTGTGGGAATAGAGATCTATAACCTTTTGTCAATTAATAATTGAGTTTAGCTTCTTTTGCTGTTCTTGAAGGCAGAAAGTAGAGAGGCaatttaatgaggaaaaaatccCAGTTAATTTTTTAGTAACTGTTGCGTTCTAACAGTACATTGTTCATCTTGGTCTTTCCTCATAATTCTTTCTTCAGAGTATCCTTGTTGTGGTGAAACAAAAGAGGAGAGCCTGTACTGTTCTGTAGATTCAGTCAGAATGCTGGATagctcatttattttaatatgtagtCCCTTATAAAGAAAGTGTCTTCTTCTAATTCTTTGAAATCTTTTCATATTCTTCACTAACCCTCCTCCCATAAAGATGTGATGAAATGGGAAGTACTGCATGACAGTTTTGTAAAcggaaatatttcattttccttaacTGCCATGTTAACATGCATCATCTCTTGACCCAGAAGGACCACATCTAGGAATGCAGTTCACCTCTTCAGTAGCCTCTCTGCtgaatatgtaattttaaaaaattaatcagtgAATGCTCCATTTCCATCTGTGTCACAAGAAAGGACTAACAAGATCTCTCACATCACTGTGAAAGAATTTGTATGCATGTGTCCTAAGAGCTTTCAGCACTACGTTCAAGTGTGTAATAAGCTAATGAGTACCCAGGTTTTAGCAGCTTGAGTGATACTCAGTTGCATGCCACACTCCCTTGACTAAAAGTGAATAAACTCAAGTAATTCAACTGCCACGTGATAACATATCTTTAGGGTGGGATTCCTCTCCCTTGCTGTTACAGATAAGCCTCTGGTAAATGTCATTCATTTAGGTTCCCTTTTGCACAACTCAGGATGAGGTGAATTACCGTCATCTCTGAAAGTAGCTCTTCCACTTCGTGATTGGTAGGGGTAATGAGGATTCCTAGTGTCATCTAGATGTCTGGCTTTTGGAAGGCTGAAGGTAAGTCAAGTGAACCTCTTCCAAGGTGGCTGTAGCTCAGGGATGGTAAGTCTTTAGAAATAACTTCTCAGTTGGGAGTTACCGAACCTCAGGTGAAATGTGGTTCTTGATCTTGTGCATATTTATAGGCTTGTGCAAGAGTGAGATAAGATAGGCTAGCTTAAGATATCTTAAacatcactttatttttttggacAGGAGCTCATGTCCATAGGAAACTGAAATGAATTGGTTAAGTCATTTCATGTGTCCAACAAAACAACTTTCAGATAGTAACAACTTTTTTTCGCTGTCAGCCAGCCTAGATTTATTATATAAGTTGTGATTCTGAGTGTCCTAATTCCCTTGGCTAATTCTTCCAGGGGCACATGGTGTGGCATGCTACTTTAGGAGTGCATCTCCTATGGCAGCCTCCGTCTATTCTATCTGTAGAATTCCAGTTTTTCACTTAAGCAACCCCTCCATTGTCTGTGAGCACACATATAATTTATAAGATAATGTTATTTGAGCTGTTATATATACACAGCCCTTGTTTTAATTGTATGCTTACCATttgcttgaatttttttttttttgtcacagccTGTGGATGatcaggagagagagaaggaagtaaTTTCAGATTACTGGGGTGCCACCTCTAGTGAAAAGCAAACTGGTGAAGGAAGTTCACATTCAGTGGAGGTTGCAGCATGTGCAGAAACAGCCCAAACAACATCAGGGAAAGCGATGCAGTTAAGAGAGACCTCCTCAAAAAAGCACAGAGATCATGTTTCCAGTCATCACCAAATACTGGAAAAGACTCAGCAGAGGGTGTTTCAGAGTGGCAGGACAAGAAGAAGCAAAGCTAATGATTTTAAGTATGACAAAATCATGCATaatattcttaaaattatttttaaaaattaatgtaaaaaatgCAGTGCATACAGAGTACTCATTCCTCATGTGAATGACTTTAAATGATCAAAAGgtaaaggttttatttaaagatCTGGAAGTTAGTTTCCTTCATGATTTACTGTTTATTCAGTACTACCTAAGTTAACCTATATACTTGTGTGCTATTACAGACatccttttaaaatcaaatatattcACATTCTTAGCTCTACTATAAACATCGATTTAtgtagagaatattttttttgatTCTAAGCAAATCTCTTGTCAGTAAAATTCAGAAATCTACTTCTAAAGACAAGCAGGATCTAGAAGCCAACATATGCCAAGAAATAACCAGGAAAGAGGATGGAAAAGCTAAACAGAGAAGGAGCAAGAGAATCAAAAACAAACTGAGTAAGATATTCTCTGATGTTTAtcatacagattatttttttatttgaacaaCTATACTGAATCAAATATAATTCATAAACTTTCCAATATATTGTGGCATGGATTTCTTCTAAAAAGATGGTATAAACATTccttttaataattaaaataattgataATTTCCCTCACTTGTTTAAACCTACATATTAGCAACCTAACAGTTGCTTTGTTTGCATAACCTCCTTAAGAATCCTGAGAATTTTTTCAGGATGCCATTTTTGTCACAGTGTTATGTATGAAAAAATTATGGTgtattctgaaaagcagaagaaaaatgttttcatacagAGTGAAAATGCAGATCCTCATATGCATTTACATATCCTCCTATAATCTAGTATTCGGTGTGCAGCGTCATTCTGAGGGCAGTGCCATCCCCAAGGATTGGCCTATACAAAACAGTTTATTCAATTTTGAATGCCTACTGTTGTTATCCTGTGTGTTTTAAATATAGGATTATAGGGCCTTCACTACCACAGTCACAGAGCACtctttgaagtatttttccGTGCAATGTTTTTGTCAGAAGGAAAGGTTGCTATTTTTCATCCTTTGAAGATGCATGCAGAGAAGTTCTTTGCCTTGCAGAGGAAGTGTGTAGGAGAATACAGAAACTCCTCACTTGAGTGCTCATTCCAGCACCTTTAAGATTGGGGTcttaaaggttttcttttttgttcaagCCCACTCAGTCTGGATTTATCTGTGCACCTACAATAATTTAAACAGCTTACAAAGTTTGGAAGTATTTTAACTTTAACAGCTACCCTATAGATCTTCAAAATATGAATATTTCTACCTCCAATAAGAAACCTTCTCTTTTGCAGGGTTTTAATTATTCCCAGTGGAAGCACCGTTTTTATGAGATTTAAAGCTGTATGACTAACCACTCATCTATTTCAAATTGACTTAAAAGTTTCCACTCAAGAAACAAGTGGTTGACTTTTTAGCattatttctgcagaaggaGTTGCACTGCCTATAGAGATAGCTTTGTGTTAATCCAATCTAGCAAGTTTACCTCCATTTTGCATCAGACCTAACAATCAAGAGCCTGTGAGTCATCTTAGTTTGGTAATTCCCTGAAAAAACAGCCCCACAAAAATCTCCAGTTTGGATCAGCAAGCATCACTCATTTTGCACAAGGTCAGACGCAAGGAAGGTGCTAGGGAAGGCAAGATAGAAGTGATAGAAAATAGGTCCTCTTGAAGTAACAAGTTAAATTGGGTTAATGTAACATAAAACTGTGCCTTGTTCTGTGTATGTCTGTGTGGTTTAATCCCTGCTGAACTACTTGGCTAGTTTAGACTAGCTTTGACTAGGGACTGCAGTACCTTAAATGATTAAGGTCTTGCGAGGCTGGACAGGTAGAGGAGAG encodes:
- the LOC135310506 gene encoding uncharacterized protein LOC135310506, which gives rise to MSLGALLEDIIMVPKEQTTQDIFPHVLEDCQRTCMAIIDTDSKEHSPNNDTDLSLTPPGKIFMEAFTKQSMETGEFEMSDLLRSLSDSESLKMKNLLPNKLKCQGHSFCSDPSADESSDALPLQLVTAVNALSGSVVQPDTPIVPNKKLLNTEGEQLNSEPSIPQLDNDCTQIINVIEPQLATVQVEEIKALTGPNLQRTTNEQVCTQFS